CTTCGGCAAAAGATATTTTACTGGATTATTCCTTCGATTCTGAGCTTACGATTTATGCCGATAAGGACATGATGCAGCTCATTATCAGAAATTTCGTTGGAAACGCCATCAAATTCACACACAAGGGCGGCTTCATATCAGTAAATGCCAAAGCTGAATCGGGAGACTGTATTATTTCAATAAAAGATACCGGAATTGGCATTCCTGTGGAAAGACAGAAAGATCTTTTTTCCCTTAAAGCGGAATCCACTTTTGGCACAAAAGGAGAAAAAGGTGTAGGACTGGGTCTATTGCTTTGTATAGAATATATTAACGCCCAGAATGGAAAGATCTGGTTTGAAAGTACGCCTGACCTGGGCTCATGTTTTTACATTTCTGTACCCGGAAACGCAGTCATTTCCAGTCGTCACTTGGAACAGAATTGATCATTTTGATTTTTAGATTAGTGGGTAGAGATGTCTTTAATAATTTTATTTTCAAGAGCCTTAATCACAGCGATTGTTATCAAGGTCGAAAACAGTAAGGCCACGGCCATTAGAATATAAGATGCGTCGAAGCTGCCTGTTTTACCATTCAGATATCCTACAAGATAAGATCCTATAAATGACCCCAGCGCTCCAATACTATTAATAAGTCCCAATGCACCACCGGCAACATTTTTCGGAAGTATTTCTGTAATAACCGCAAAAAACGGTCCGTAAGGAGCATACAATGCACCGCCGGCAATTACCAAAAGTATAAACGATATCCAGAAATGATCCGGACCAATGAGGTAGGAAAAAAAGAATGCAACCGACGCAGCCAGTAAAAATGGCCAGATGAATATTTTCCGGTTAAGCGTTTTATCTGAAAAATACGAAGTGGCGAGCATACCTATGATGGCGAGCAGATAAGGAACAGAAGATAGCCAGCCTGTTTTCACAATATCCATGTCTGGCGCGGCTTTGATGATAGATGGAAGCCACATCACAAATCCGTAGACGCCCAGACTCCAAAGTAAATATTGGAAGCAAAGCAGTATTACGGTGGTTGATTTAAATGCCTCAGCGTAATTTTTTACAGGTTTAATACCGATTTGTTCTTCACCAAGCTGTTTTTCTACGGCCTGTTTATCGTCTTCGCTCAGCCAGCTAGCATCCTTGGGTTTTTCATCAATCATTTTCCACCAGATAAATGCCCAGATTATTCCTGGAACGCCCTGAATGATAAACATCCATCGCCAGCCCATTGAATCTATCAGGTAACCGGAGAGCACCGACATCCATAAAACAGTAACCGGATTTCCCAAAATTAGAAAAGTATTGGCTCTTGATCGCTCCTTTTTTGTGAACCATTGGCTTAACAAAATAAGCATGGAAGGCATCACTGCACTTTCTACCACCCCAAGCATAAATCGGATCGCAATCAATGAACTTACATTGTTTACCATTCCCGTTGCTGCTGCCAAAGCACCCCAGAGAATCAGCGAGATAAAAATTAGTTTTTTTGCACTTTTACTGGCCGCATAATGTGCACCCGGAATTTGAAAGAAGAAGTATCCCAAAAAAAACAATGCCCCCAAAAGAGACGACATGGATTTGTCAATATGAAGATCGCCTGCCATACCACCGGCAACGGCAAAACCAAAATTGGCCCGGTCAAGATAGGCAAGACTGTATGTTATAAATACAATAGGAATAATTCTGAACCATCGCTTCGGAGCCAGGGGCTGCTTCATACTTTTAAATTTCGCTTTTCGAGTAAAAGACGCGCAAAGCAAAACGCTACCTGTGTTTGCCTATCGTTTTTTTATCTGGCATGATTATAGGTATTATTATCTTAAAACGTATGCAACAACTTTTCTTTCCCCATGATACGCGTCACCCCTTTTTATACCCGGTTAGCACACATTCTAATCAGTATTATTTGTCTTTTTTATATCGCTATCATCGGGCGCACACTACTGGCTCCCCTGATTTTTGCCTTGTTATTTTCTTTGCTGCTTCTTCCTTTTTCTGTGTATCTGGAAACCAAGCTGCGTTTACCTAGATGGGCTTCATCTCTTATTGCGTTGCTTTCACTTATTTTGGCCATTGTCAGCATCATGACCATTCTAGGATCACAACTTACTGCACTGGCACAAGACTGGCCGGCTTTTAAGTCACAGGTTCTTACCGGTACAGCGGATCTGCAAAAGTGGATTTCTATGAGATTCCATGTGGATAGTACCCAGCAAATGAGTTATATAAACGATTCTGCGGCAAAGGCTTTAAATACCGGTACAACATTGCTGGGCCACACGCTACTTTCTGTTTCATCGGTAATTTTCTTTTTGCTGTTTACATTTCTCTATACTTTTTTTATCCTCTTGCACAGGCGTTTGCTGCTTCGCTTTATTGTTTCATTATTCAGTGAAGAGCAAAGCATTATCGTTTATGACGTTGTCAGTCAGATTCAATATATTGTCAAAAAATACATTGCCGGTTTGTTTCTTCAAATGATCATTGTAACCGGTTTGGCTGTCGCTGCATTTACGATTCTTGGAATCAAATATGGTTTTTTATTAGGCCTGATCACAGGTATTTTCAACTTGATACCCTATATCGGAATTTTGACAGCTTTGCTGCTTGCCATTTTGATAACCTTCGCCACATCCACTTCCAGTCACATTTTGTTTGTAATAGCTGCCATTGTGGTTATACACCTGATTGACAGCAATTACATTATGCCTAAAATTGTTGGTTCAAAAGTGAAAATAAATACGCTGATCGCGTTGATCGGGCTGGTACTTGGGGAGATGATCTGGGGAATCACGGGAATGTTTCTATCCATTCCGGTCATTGCAATTATCAAGGTAATCTTTGACCGTGTTGAAGGGTTGAAACCATGGGGTATGGTTCTGGGTGACGATGATAGTCATCCCGACAAACCTGCCCTAGAGGAATTTCAGAAAGACGAAAAAAATAAGGCTAACCCGGTATCGAATCAGCCCTAAAATATTTTCAAAAGGGCGTCAAATTAATCCTGGGTGACCAAAACTTTTGATCTCACTTTCCCTTTTTTCGGTTCTTTTTTGCCTTTGTTATACCATATCAAAAAACCGGAAACTGGCAACGATGTCGCCAGAAGACAGGCAATGAAATATAGCAATTTAGAAAATGTGCCAAACAATTCTCCCGTGTGAATAAACTTCACCGATGAAACTATTTTTTCACCCAGTGTCTTGTCAGTATACTTTTCCAGTTTCACCATATTTCCGGTATACTGATCAAAATAAACCCTGTCAATAGCTGCAAGTGTGAAAAACCCACTCTGACTTTTGAGAACCGCATAGGTACCAACTGAATCAGCAGGCATATTGATCCGGATGTTTCCCGGGTAAGTATAGACTTTATTGGCATTTGCCAGAACTGTCTCCATCGGTATGTATGTACTATTTCCAGGTATTTTGGAAACCGGATTTTCACTTTTCTTCACGCCCATCGCTTTTGTAAAACCTTCTTTGTACCAATCAAAAGTGAAATAGGGACCGGTTACCGCCATTATTGTTACAAAAACAAAGGCGTAAAATCCCAGCGTTTTGTGCAAATCGAAATTGACTCTTTTAAAAGTTGCATCCGTTTTGATCTTAAATCCGGGTGACCAGCTTCCCGATTTTTTCCAGCTTTTAATCTTGGCCGGAAACCATAGAATCAATCCTGTAATTTGGAGAAAAATCATCATCATGGCAGCGGTTCCGGTTATAACCCCGCCAATTTTTTTATCCAATAACAGCCATCTGTGTATTTTTAACGTTGTGGCGAAAAAAGTTAGAGAAGATGTCTGCGCATCGCCAAGGATTTTTCCATTATAAGGATTGACAAAATAACTTACCGATTTCCCTTTTGGCTCCTCCTTTTTCTCAGAAATGCCCTTTTTCATTGACGCTTTAACGTCTTCCTTCCTGGTTTTTACCTCTTTTTCACCCGACTTTTCTTTCTCCGGAACATTCAGCGCGATGGTCCAGGCTTCGGATTTATTTTCAGGAATCTGGATATTGCTTATTTTTCCTTTGATCTCCGCCTCAACTTTTGCTGTCAGAGCAGCCATGGGCATCGGACTTTTATTTTCGGCATTAATAGTAAATTTATCTGTATCCAGAAAATGGGTGATATCAACTCGGAAAGCATAGACTGTACCCGTCAAACACATGATGAAAAGAATGATCGCACTCGGAAGTCCTACCCAGAGATGTAAATCATCAACAAGTTTTCTAAAAGTGTATTTGCTTTTCATAGGACGACAGACCGTGTAGTTCAGTAAGTTTTATCAAAAAAAGAATGATTAAATCGCCAGATTTAATCATTCCAAATTGAATTAATCTATACAAGTTTGGTCTTATTTTAAATTCGTCCAAATAAATTACAAGATTCTTTAAAAGATACAATTACTTCCTTAATTAGTAAAGAAAATCAATTGTTTCACACAACCCTGTTCCAGGATTTATAGGAACGGTAATTGTCTGACGTTAGAATGAACGAAATTGCTTAACTGACAAAATTCCCTTGTGTATTTGTCCTTATCCAGTCGGTACAATTTCGCTTTGTTCGTAACAACAACATCCACCTTGAAACCAGAATCCAGCAGCAAACCGGTTGCCAGGAGTTTTTTACTGAAATTCCTCCGGTCAAAAGTGACTCCAAAAATAGTTTCGTAGACTTTCTGAACCTGTGGTATCGTAAAATATTCAGGCAGAAAATCAAAACAAAAAGGCCGCAGCGTGGCATTGTATTGCAAATGAACCCTTGCATTATTTATAAGATTATGCCCATCAAAATTTAACCCGGCCAGCCTTGCCAGTTTTTGCCATTTTACATGAGATTGCTTTAATTTAAAAGCATTTTTCTCCTCCATTCTCACACATGAAAAATAACTGACAGACATAATCTGATCACTTTCAGTGGAATTACAAACGCTTACTTCCAGCAATTCTGTACTGGAGGTTTTCTGATTGGTAAGTTCGAAAAGCATTCCTGACGCGGTAGTATCCAGTTCTTCCGAATAATGAAGTAATCTGGAAGGGATTGTCCACGCGCCCTCTGTAAGGTGCGGATTTTCCTTTGTCAGCAATACATAAAGCTCATTTTCGAAGAAGCTAAAAATTACAGCACTTAATTTGACCGGCAGACGCACTGGCGCAGTATCGTTTTCAATTTGTACTGTTTGTGACTTTTTGGCAGATTTAGAAGCCACTGATTTCAATAATACTTTTTCCATCTGTTCTCAATCTTCACAAACTCTTCGCAGAGTCTTTTATAATACCATATCACTTTGAGTCGGATCTCAATACAAAATGAACATTTATAACAATTAAAAGAAAATGGCCAGGAAGAAGAGCCCAGATATCCGGTCGAAGAGCAGAATTTTAACGACGGAAACAGGATGTCGTTATTTATGTTTTTAAGAAAATCTTTATTCCAAATATAAGCTCAAATGTTAACGAATCTTAAAATTCAGGTGGTTTGCCACGTAATGGACACTTTGTATGTATTGCCAACTGAACGATGGTGTAACCAACAGCAGACTTCGAAATTTCATTTTATAACAAAAACCAGAAAGTATCCATCTGATCTCATGAAATAATTTTACAGGGAAAGTTTCCTCTTAAATTTTAAAAATTCATTTCAATATTATGAACGATCAACTCAGAGCACTTCTGGCCGTCAATTCCGGCCTTCCTTTTACATCCATTACTGAGGATTCAAATCTTTCAAAAGATCTTGGTCTTGATAGTCTCGATACTGTCGATCTGGTTTTACAAATGGAAGATATGTTCAAAATCGCTATTCCCGATGAAGAATACCAGGAGCTTCAAACGGTTAAACAGTTTTCGGATTATTTATTGAAAAAGAGAGCAGAAGCTTAATTTCACCCTAATCATTTTAAACAAATCAACAAACACCATGAAAAAGCTTTACGCTTTGCAGTTTCCATGATAATTATGCTGGCCAAAAGCTGAAATTATCCTACCCGATTCCAACGCTTTTATTCCCGTTTTATAATATCCAGACATCAATAATGTAACCAAAATTAAATTTAAGTTACAAGTCCGAACCGCAAAAATAAGCGCTCAATCAATTTTTGAAAATATATTAAATTATTTTAAAATATTTTTTCGCTTTGAAGAAATAAAATTGGGCAAAATTCCTAAAAAAGCCTATTGGTAAAGTACATTCAGAATTAAATTTTTAAATTAAACCTTTTAACAATATTAAATATTGAATCCACATTTTAGCTGATAAGATCATTGCTTTGCAACATACAAGTCAAAATCTTATTAGGCGTCCAAATCGCAAAATTGGTTACATTTTCAATTTCAATATTTAAATAATCCTATTTTCATATTGAGTAAAAATGAAATTTTCAGACAAAAAGCCCCATTAGATCACATCCAAAAACATCCATAACTTTCA
The nucleotide sequence above comes from Dyadobacter subterraneus. Encoded proteins:
- a CDS encoding MFS transporter, which translates into the protein MKQPLAPKRWFRIIPIVFITYSLAYLDRANFGFAVAGGMAGDLHIDKSMSSLLGALFFLGYFFFQIPGAHYAASKSAKKLIFISLILWGALAAATGMVNNVSSLIAIRFMLGVVESAVMPSMLILLSQWFTKKERSRANTFLILGNPVTVLWMSVLSGYLIDSMGWRWMFIIQGVPGIIWAFIWWKMIDEKPKDASWLSEDDKQAVEKQLGEEQIGIKPVKNYAEAFKSTTVILLCFQYLLWSLGVYGFVMWLPSIIKAAPDMDIVKTGWLSSVPYLLAIIGMLATSYFSDKTLNRKIFIWPFLLAASVAFFFSYLIGPDHFWISFILLVIAGGALYAPYGPFFAVITEILPKNVAGGALGLINSIGALGSFIGSYLVGYLNGKTGSFDASYILMAVALLFSTLITIAVIKALENKIIKDISTH
- a CDS encoding AI-2E family transporter, with the translated sequence MIRVTPFYTRLAHILISIICLFYIAIIGRTLLAPLIFALLFSLLLLPFSVYLETKLRLPRWASSLIALLSLILAIVSIMTILGSQLTALAQDWPAFKSQVLTGTADLQKWISMRFHVDSTQQMSYINDSAAKALNTGTTLLGHTLLSVSSVIFFLLFTFLYTFFILLHRRLLLRFIVSLFSEEQSIIVYDVVSQIQYIVKKYIAGLFLQMIIVTGLAVAAFTILGIKYGFLLGLITGIFNLIPYIGILTALLLAILITFATSTSSHILFVIAAIVVIHLIDSNYIMPKIVGSKVKINTLIALIGLVLGEMIWGITGMFLSIPVIAIIKVIFDRVEGLKPWGMVLGDDDSHPDKPALEEFQKDEKNKANPVSNQP
- a CDS encoding PepSY-associated TM helix domain-containing protein; the encoded protein is MKSKYTFRKLVDDLHLWVGLPSAIILFIMCLTGTVYAFRVDITHFLDTDKFTINAENKSPMPMAALTAKVEAEIKGKISNIQIPENKSEAWTIALNVPEKEKSGEKEVKTRKEDVKASMKKGISEKKEEPKGKSVSYFVNPYNGKILGDAQTSSLTFFATTLKIHRWLLLDKKIGGVITGTAAMMMIFLQITGLILWFPAKIKSWKKSGSWSPGFKIKTDATFKRVNFDLHKTLGFYAFVFVTIMAVTGPYFTFDWYKEGFTKAMGVKKSENPVSKIPGNSTYIPMETVLANANKVYTYPGNIRINMPADSVGTYAVLKSQSGFFTLAAIDRVYFDQYTGNMVKLEKYTDKTLGEKIVSSVKFIHTGELFGTFSKLLYFIACLLATSLPVSGFLIWYNKGKKEPKKGKVRSKVLVTQD
- a CDS encoding NrtR DNA-binding winged helix domain-containing protein — encoded protein: MEKVLLKSVASKSAKKSQTVQIENDTAPVRLPVKLSAVIFSFFENELYVLLTKENPHLTEGAWTIPSRLLHYSEELDTTASGMLFELTNQKTSSTELLEVSVCNSTESDQIMSVSYFSCVRMEEKNAFKLKQSHVKWQKLARLAGLNFDGHNLINNARVHLQYNATLRPFCFDFLPEYFTIPQVQKVYETIFGVTFDRRNFSKKLLATGLLLDSGFKVDVVVTNKAKLYRLDKDKYTREFCQLSNFVHSNVRQLPFL
- a CDS encoding acyl carrier protein — its product is MNDQLRALLAVNSGLPFTSITEDSNLSKDLGLDSLDTVDLVLQMEDMFKIAIPDEEYQELQTVKQFSDYLLKKRAEA